The Indicator indicator isolate 239-I01 chromosome 18, UM_Iind_1.1, whole genome shotgun sequence genome includes a region encoding these proteins:
- the SOX30 gene encoding transcription factor SOX-30 → MAKAEAETRAQWLARAGSASGLHGGCVVPPGARGGIGARPLAGDCARARRALAQRPQAATGRGGMEGVVRERPLRSRAPPKPPPRPRCPPQSTPKEEAKVPLIKIEKPDPEAGDAPDGRESGAQFRCFPAPETVKEETHGTIKREGDHKWGGVESQNEVKVLEEWENGKKPWSAIKVETPEVASETWRVKMEKGDGPEKEDALAGSVCRPAHASTDAIKAQQREGFGFLPENRKIPVVVQPLPPGTRIQIHGPVQPELMRVTQVPEKQVPLKLQPLLAPPVKIETRNVPLTVLPSDSGMPDTPFGKDKSGHVKRPMNAFMVWARIHRPALARANPNANNAEISVQLGLEWSKLTEEQKQPYYDEAHKIKQKHREEFPGWVYQPRQGKRKRFPLPVSAVFSSASQSIIATNPAAICPFQSPACSVVIPNVQNSIGHAVCGAPPAIRLPASSLQRAGPITFFQTTSTSTTSVVVPAPTLPLYPVISPQHIAEPAQREALNAASGLNCSLKRLTPVFTESFSRNPSNITTTNGRFSVCNIEPPKEYPGLAMFPRAVPLPQPTPFLPSHIYESPPIGQPASLFGVPPRFPFYHPYIVPGPHYFPSSTCPFSRPPFGFGNFSSPVPECLGFYEDRYQRQEAMFSPLGRDYPFKEYPKENIHENLEPVPCHSSCNADQYSSPLPQLDVEVLEEVLSITSSPSSIHLVNVTDSDEEEVKLLQEL, encoded by the exons ATGGCCAAGGCGGAAGCGGAAACG CGGGCCCAGTGGCTGGCGCGCGCCGGCTCTGCCAGCGGTCTCCATGGCGGTTGTGTTGTGCCCCCCGGGGCACGAGGCGGGATCGGTGCGCGGCCGTTGGCGGGCGACTGCGCGAGGGCACGGCGGGCGTTGGCCCAACGTCCGCAAGCGGCAACCGGCCGCGGCGGGATGGAGGGGGTGGTGAGGGAGCGACCGCTGCGCTCCAGGGCTCCCCCAAAACCGCCCCCGCGACCCCGCTGCCCTCCGCAGTCCACCCCGAAGGAGGAGGCTAAGGTCCCGTTAATCAAAATCGAGAAGCCCGACCCGGAGGCGGGAGATGCCCCGGACGGGAGAGAGTCAGGCGCCCAGTTCAGGTGCTTCCCAGCTCCGGAGACGGTTAAAGAGGAGACCCATGGCACCATCAAGAGGGAAGGAGACCACAAATGGGGCGGTGTAGAAAGCCAGAACgaggtgaaggtgctggaggagtgggaaaatgggaagaagcCCTGGAGCGCTATCAAAGTGGAAACTCCTGAGGTGGCTTCTGAGACCTGGAGGGTGAAGATGGAAAAGGGGGATGGCCCGGAAAAGGAGGATGCCCTGGCTGGCTCCGTGTGTAGACCTGCGCATGCCAGCACTGATGCCATCAAAGCGCAGCAGCGTGAGGGGTTTGGGTTCCTCCCTGAAAATCGGAAGATTCCAGTTGTGGTTCAGCCCTTGCCTCCTGGCACCCGCATACAGATCCATGGCCCTGTGCAACCAGAGCTCATGCGTGTGACTCAAGTGCCAGAGAAACAAGTGCCGCTTAAATTACAGCCTTTACTGGCACCTCCAGTAAAGATTGAAACTAGAAATGTGCCCCTCACCGTACTGCCCTCTGATTCAG GAATGCCAGATACTCCATTTGGCAAGGACAAAAGTGGCCACGTAAAGCGTCCGATGAACGCATTTATGGTGTGGGCCAGGATTCATCGGCCTGCTCTAGCGAGAGCTAACCCTAATGCAAACAATGCAGAAATCAGTGTTCAGCTTGGACTGGAGTGGAGCAAACTGActgaagagcagaagcagccctATTATGATGAAGCtcataaaattaaacaaaagcacagagaggagTTTCCTG GTTGGGTTTATCAACCACGACAAGGCAAAAGGAAGCGTTTTCCTCTGCCTGTCTCTGCTGTATTTTCCAGTGCTTCTCAGAGCATCATTGCTACAAATCCAGCTGCCATTTGTCCCTTCCAGTCACCTGCTTGTTCAGTCGTCATCCCCAATGTTCAGAACAGCATTGGACATGCAGTCT GTGGGGCTCCTCCTGCCATCCGTCTGCCGGCTTCTTCCCTTCAACGTGCTGGTCCAATTACTTTTTTCCAGACTACTAGTACAAGCACCACATCAGTGGTTGTTCCAGCTCCAACCCTGCCCCTGTACCCTGTAATTTCACCACAGCACATTGCTGAACCTGCTCAGAGAGAAGCTCTTAATGCAGCATCAGGGCTCAATTGCTCTCTGAAGAGACTTACACCAGTTTTCACTGAGAGCTTTAGCAGAAACCCAAGTAACATAACCACCACTAATGGCAGATTTTCTGTCTGTAATATTGAGCCCCCAAAGGAGTACCCAGGGCTTGCTATGTTTCCTAGAGCTGTACCTCTTCCCCAACCtaccccttttcttccctcacaTATCTATGAGTCTCCTCCCATTGGTCAGCCAGCCAGCCTGTTTGGAGTACCTCCTCGGTTTCCATTCTACCACCCTTACATTGTGCCTGGACCTCACTATTTCCCTTCAAG CACATGTCCATTCAGCCGGCCTCCATTTGGCTTTGGGAACTTCTCCAGCCCAGTGCCTGAATGCCTTGGCTTTTATGAAGACAGATACCAAAGACAGGAGGCGATGTTTTCACCTTTAGGCAGAGACTATCCTTTCAAGGAGTACCCAAAAGAAAATATACATGAGAACCTTGAACCAGTTCCATGTCACAGCAGCTGCAACGCAGATCAGTATTCCAGCCCCCTACCGCAGCTGGATGTTGAAGTATTGGAAGAGGTTTTGTCAATCACTTCATCTCCCTCCAGCATCCACCTAGTCAATGTAACTGACAGTGATGAGGAAGAAGTAAAGTTGTTGCAAGAATTGTAG
- the THG1L gene encoding probable tRNA(His) guanylyltransferase isoform X1, whose product MLCWRAASAISAGSGWWAPCVCGRRRFLSMAKSKFEYVRDFEADDTCLPNCWIVVRLDGRNFHRFSEQHEFKKPNDDRALQLMTRCAQTVMQELEDIAIAYGQSDEYSFVFKKKSRWFKRRASKFMTHVVSQFASSYVFYWKDYFKDQQLLYPPGFDGRIVLYPSNQNLKDYLSWRQADCHINNLYNTVFWMLVQRSGLTPVQAQDRLQGTLAGDKNEILFSEFNINYNNEPLMYRKGTVLIWQKINEVVTKKIKLPKEAEEKEVEVTRAKTKVVPLHCDIIGDQFWEEYPEILAEDS is encoded by the exons ATGCTGTGCTGGCGGGCGGCATCGGCCATCTCTGCGGGGAGTGGGTGGTGGGCGCCCTGTGTGTGCGGCCGCCGTCGCTTCCTCTCCATGGCGAAAAGTAAGTTCGAGTATGTGCGGGACTTCGAGGCGGATGACACCTGTCTGCCCAACTGCTGGATCGTGGTCCGTCTGGACGGCCGCAACTTCCACAG GTTTTCTGAGCAGCATGAGTTCAAAAAACCAAATGATGACCGTGCTCTTCAGCTGATGACGCGGTGTGCCCAGACAGTGATGCAAGAATTGGAGGATATTGCTATTGCTTATGGGCAGAGTGATGAATATagctttgttttcaaaaagaAGAGTAGATGGTTTAAAAGAAGAGCAAG TAAGTTCATGACCCATGTGGTCTCCCAGTTTGCCTCAAGTTACGTTTTTTATTGGAAGGATTACTTCAAGGACCAGCAGCTTCTGTACCCACCAGGATTTGATGGACGAATTGTGTTGTATCCCAGCAACCAAAATTTAAAGGACTACCTGAGCTGGAGACAAGCAGATt gccATATTAATAACCTTTATAATACAGTATTTTGGATGCTTGTACAGCGAAGTGGTTTGACACCAGTGCAAGCACAGGATAGACTCCAG GGCACTTTGGCTGGAGATAAGAACGAAATCTTATTTTCTGAATTCAACATCAATTACAACAATGAACCTTTGATGTATAGAAAAGGAACTGTCTTAATATGGCAGAAG ATTAATGAAGTCGTgactaagaaaataaaactgccaaaggaagcagaagagaaggaagtcGAAGTGACCCGGGCTAAGACTAAAGTTGTTCCCCTGCACTGTGACATTATTGGGGATCAGTTCTGGGAGGAATATCCTGAGATTCTGGCTGAGGATAGCTGA
- the THG1L gene encoding probable tRNA(His) guanylyltransferase isoform X2: protein MGRVMNIALFSKRRVDGLKEEQGFDGRIVLYPSNQNLKDYLSWRQADCHINNLYNTVFWMLVQRSGLTPVQAQDRLQGTLAGDKNEILFSEFNINYNNEPLMYRKGTVLIWQKINEVVTKKIKLPKEAEEKEVEVTRAKTKVVPLHCDIIGDQFWEEYPEILAEDS from the exons ATGGGCAGAGTGATGAATATagctttgttttcaaaaagaAGAGTAGATGGTTTAAAAGAAGAGCAAG GATTTGATGGACGAATTGTGTTGTATCCCAGCAACCAAAATTTAAAGGACTACCTGAGCTGGAGACAAGCAGATt gccATATTAATAACCTTTATAATACAGTATTTTGGATGCTTGTACAGCGAAGTGGTTTGACACCAGTGCAAGCACAGGATAGACTCCAG GGCACTTTGGCTGGAGATAAGAACGAAATCTTATTTTCTGAATTCAACATCAATTACAACAATGAACCTTTGATGTATAGAAAAGGAACTGTCTTAATATGGCAGAAG ATTAATGAAGTCGTgactaagaaaataaaactgccaaaggaagcagaagagaaggaagtcGAAGTGACCCGGGCTAAGACTAAAGTTGTTCCCCTGCACTGTGACATTATTGGGGATCAGTTCTGGGAGGAATATCCTGAGATTCTGGCTGAGGATAGCTGA